A portion of the Platichthys flesus chromosome 7, fPlaFle2.1, whole genome shotgun sequence genome contains these proteins:
- the zgc:103759 gene encoding U8 snoRNA-decapping enzyme, giving the protein MASGQLSRAEALACSGCLHACHVLLYSDTPRQLFGNIPIRHIILMQMRFDGLLGFPGGLVNPAEETLEAGLTRELSEELGVALPISVEDHVNSCHAPASSPSSSPSSRLITHFYVKKMEEEQIIEVERAATSTATDHGHEVLGMVRVPLYTMKRGGGLGPFLSHSFIGSARSQLIDSLLRLNLVAPEELREALSRSLKIHSHTAEDLKATLALPPVKREQL; this is encoded by the exons aTGGCGAGTGGACAGCTGTCGAGGGCGGAGGCGTTGGCGTGCTCCGGCTGCTTGCATGCTTGTCACGTGTTGCTCTACTCTGACACACCACGTCAGCTGTTTGGGAACATTCCCATCAGACATATCATactg ATGCAGATGCGCTTTGATGGTCTGCTAGGTTTCCCCGGAGG GCTGGTTAACCCCGCGGAGGAGACCCTGGAGGCAGGCCTTACCAGGGAGTTGTCGGAGGAGCTGGGCGTGGCTCTTCCTATATCGGTGGAAGACCATGTGAACTCTTGCCATGCCCCTGCTTCATCCCCGTCCTCATCGCCGTCCTCTCGTCTTATCACTCACTTCTAcgtgaagaagatggaggaggagcagattaTAGAGGTGGAGAGAGCAGCTACATCCACAGCAACCGATCATGGACATGag GTTTTGGGAATGGTCAGGGTCCCGCTCTATACCATGAAACGTGGGGGAGGCCTCGGGCCTTTCTTGTCGCATTCGTTCATCGGCAGCGCTCGTTCCCAGCTCATTGACTCTCTGCTGCGCCTCAACCTGGTCGCCCCTGAGGAGTTGCGAGAAGCCCTCTCCCGCTCTCTGAagatacactcacacacagcagaggatcTGAAAGCGACCCTCGCGCTGCCACCGGTGAAGAGAGAACAGCTTTGA
- the arhgap4b gene encoding SLIT-ROBO Rho GTPase-activating protein 3 isoform X1, with product MMTSHVKLRREKGSLAEYELQMKDLRAQLTDQIKILDSQVEVKQQQLSDLSEFLRRRGDIEAEYARALDKLTERFTHKTKKKEQWGQSVCQVWSVLLTQTRLESREHAALGDTCCNTLTQRLAHSTEDTHRLHKRSKEVGIQMQDELLKVTTELQTATKTYNLYHTDCLIAEGKLKEAERLEERHTGKSAELGPSQYGGQRRSSVKKMERLMEKRHGRVQENQLKCTKARNDYLLNLAAANAAMNKYYLQDVSTLIDCCDLGFHLAVERVMKCYLASRWRIQKTEETGLKQLEAAVTSLDQGGDRDGLLQQHDSAFCLPFRFNYHPHEGDQVCEVSAESQVRYELETRFQQLQSRLAAVTLETEEISKTLKATLTALLDVMCDSDCNPSPDVPSSLSSEPPGGSTAPKLALAKRRANQQETETYYFTKVKEFLTSSSLTSKLQAKHDILQDAIQKGSVRGWRRLSTVTRPECNVLGQCAFGSPDLFPNSATHSSPQTYSPTYRRRRRMSRTQSSGQQIPVVVESCIRFINLHGLHHEGIFRVPGSQREVNLLRDSFERGEDPLSDSECDLDSVAGVLKLYFRGLEPPLFPYGSYLQLLECVQIEDDAEKAAQIKAIVSTYPRPLPVVMRYLFAFLNHVSQYSDENMMQPYNLAVCFGPSLLRGIDSDDAVARQPQVNDLVKTMILLHDIIFPGQSELPGPVYEKHMTLEQEYCEPITEEGDGETEHLPSEDEWEAVAMFDYAARSPAELTFKQGDLLILHSKASSDWWRGEVGGAKGLIPHKYISMLEGSERGKREEGGGGGGGGSTGNLSVEDPQTENTTRMRVNSDSASLPGRQRGSDGSPSRKAPTSPATRHLPVSQERRHTLDTVRPGGFRPTDKPLFVQAERTAVDKDMINRQMNSVFKELLLRQPPVQMSALATPAAPAPSSSSSSSLPQAAPAAKKVGFGLRGRTLFRPVD from the exons atgatgacatcacatgtgaagctgaggagggagaaggggagtCTGGCCGAGTATGAATTGCAGATGAAAG ACCTCCGGGCTCAGCTGACAGACCAGATCAAGATTTTAGACTCTcaggtggaggtgaagcagcagcagctctcagaccTCTCCGAGTTTCTCCGGCGTCGAGGAGACATAGAGGCCGAATATGCACGCGCCCTCGACAAACTCACAGAGAGGTTCACCCACAAGACGAAGAA GAAGGAGCAGTGGGGTCAGTCTGTGTGTCAGGTCTGGTCGGTTTTGCTGACTCAGACTCGTCTGGAGAGTCGGGAACATGCAGCACTGGGTGACACCTGctgcaacacactcacacagagactgGCGCACAGTACGGAGGACACACACCGTCTGCACaagagg AGCAAAGAAGTGGGAATCCAGATGCAGGATGAGTTGCTAAAGGTCACAACTGAACTCCAGACG GCTACGAAGACGTATAACCTGTACCACACCGACTGTCTGATAGCTGAGGGGAAGCTGAAAGAAGCCGAGCGATTggaggagagacacacaggcaAGTCGGCTGAGCTTGGCCCCAGCCAATACGGGGGACAGAGGCGGAGCTCCGTCAAGAAGATGGAGAGATTAATGGAGAAG AGGCACGGCCGAGTGCAGGAGAACCAGCTGAAGTGTACCAAGGCTCGTAACGATTACCTTCTGAATCTCGCAGCAGCCAACGCAGCCATGAACAAGTACTACCTGCAGGACGTGAGCACTCTCATAGAT TGCTGCGACCTCGGTTTCCATCTGGCTGTGGAGAGGGTGATGAAGTGCTACCTGGCCAGCCGGTGGCGCATCCAAAAGACGGAGGAGACGGGGCTCAAGCAGCTGGAGGCCGCTGTGACGTCCCTGGAccaagggggagacagagatggGTTACTACAGCAACATGACTCCGCCTTCTGTCTCCCATTCAGATTCAACTACCACCCACACGAGGGAGACCAG GTGTGTGAGGTGAGTGCGGAGAGCCAGGTGAGGTACGAGCTGGAGACCAGATTCCAGCAACTTCAGTCTCGACTCGCTGCTGTTACCTTGGAAACAGAGGAG ATCAGTAAAACACTCAAAGCCACGCTCACAGCCCTGCTAGACGTCATGTGTGACAGCGACTGTAACCCCTCCCCCGATGTGCCCAGCAGCCTATCAAGCGAGCCGCCCGGGGGAAGCACAGCCCCGAAACTTGCTCTTGCCAAGCGTCGAGCCAatcagcaggagacagagaccTACTATTTTACA aAAGTGAAGGAGTTCCTCACCAGCAGTTCTCTGACCTCCAAACTTCAAGCCAAACATGACATTCTACAAGATGCCATACAGAAAGGTAGTGTCAGAGGATGG CGGAGGCTGTCGACAGTGACCCGTCCAG aatgcaatgTGCTCGGTCAGTGCGCGTTTGGAAGTCCAGACCTGTTTCCCAATTCTGCCACACACTCTTCACCACAGACATACTCTCCTACATACAG ACGAAGGAGGAGAATGTCTCGGACACAG agCTCTGGGCAGCAGATTCCTGTGGTGGTTGAAAGTTGCATCCGTTTCATTAACCTTCACG gcCTCCACCATGAAGGAATATTTAGAGTTCCTGGGTCACAGAGGGAGGTTAACCTTCTTAGAGATTCATTCGAGAGAG GAGAGGATCCTCTGTCAGACAGTGAGTGTGACCTGGATTCCGTGGCTGGTGTGTTGAAGCTTTACTTCAGGGGCCTGGAGCCTCCCCTCTTCCCGTATGGCAGCTACCTTCAGCTGCTGGAGTGTGTCC AAATTGAGGACGATGCAGAGAAAGCTGCCCAGATCAAAGCAATTGTCTCCACCTACCCGCGGCCGCTCCCCGTCGTGATGCGCTACCTTTTCGCTTTCCTCAATCA TGTGTCTCAGTACAGTGACGAGAACATGATGCAGCCCTACAACCTGGCAGTGTGCTTCGGCCCGAGCCTGCTGAGAGGGATAGATTCTGATGACGCTGTTGCTAGGCAGCCACAGGTTAATGACCTCGTCAAAACCATGATCCTGCTACATGACATCATCTTCCCCGGCCAATCGGAGCTGCCGGGTCCCGTCTACGAGAAGCACATGACTCTGGAGCAGGAGTACTG TGAACCAAtcacagaggagggagacggagagaccGAGCATCTGCCCAGTGAGGATg agtgGGAGGCAGTGGCTATGTTCGACTATGCGGCGAGATCTCCAGCAGAGCTGACATTCAAGCAGGGAGACCTTCTCATCCTTCACAGCAAGGCCTCAAGTGATTGGTGGAGAGGCGAAGTGGGAGGGGCAAAGGGTCTCATCCCTCACAAGTACATCAGCATGCTGGAAGG GTCGGAGCGcgggaaaagagaagaaggaggaggaggcgggggaggAGGCAGCACTGGGAACCTGTCAGTAGAAGATCCACAGACAGAGAACACTACtcg GATGCGAGTGAACAGCGACAGTGCTTCGTTACCtggaagacagagagggagtgatGGGAGTCCCAGTCGAAAGGCTCCAACCTCTCCCGCCACACGACACCTGCCAGT GTCCCAGGAGAGAAGACACACTCTGGACACGGTGAGACCGGGCGGCTTCCGACCCACAGACAAACCCCTGTTTGTTCAGGCAGAAAGAACAGCAGTTGACAAG GACATGATCAACCGTCAGATGAACTCCGTGTTCAAGGAGCTTCTGTTACGCCAGCCTCCTGTTCAGATGTCAGCCCTCGCCACCCCTGCTGCCCCAgctccctcttcatcctcctcttcctctcttccccaAGCTGCACCCGCTGCGAAAAAAGTAGGATTCGGCCTCAGAGGACGGACGCTTTTCAGACCAGTGGACTGA
- the arhgap4b gene encoding SLIT-ROBO Rho GTPase-activating protein 3 isoform X2 encodes MMTSHVKLRREKGSLAEYELQMKDLRAQLTDQIKILDSQVEVKQQQLSDLSEFLRRRGDIEAEYARALDKLTERFTHKTKKKEQWGQSVCQVWSVLLTQTRLESREHAALGDTCCNTLTQRLAHSTEDTHRLHKRSKEVGIQMQDELLKVTTELQTATKTYNLYHTDCLIAEGKLKEAERLEERHTGKSAELGPSQYGGQRRSSVKKMERLMEKRHGRVQENQLKCTKARNDYLLNLAAANAAMNKYYLQDVSTLIDCCDLGFHLAVERVMKCYLASRWRIQKTEETGLKQLEAAVTSLDQGGDRDGLLQQHDSAFCLPFRFNYHPHEGDQVCEVSAESQVRYELETRFQQLQSRLAAVTLETEEISKTLKATLTALLDVMCDSDCNPSPDVPSSLSSEPPGGSTAPKLALAKRRANQQETETYYFTKVKEFLTSSSLTSKLQAKHDILQDAIQKAEAVDSDPSRMQCARSVRVWKSRPVSQFCHTLFTTDILSYIQSSGQQIPVVVESCIRFINLHGLHHEGIFRVPGSQREVNLLRDSFERGEDPLSDSECDLDSVAGVLKLYFRGLEPPLFPYGSYLQLLECVQIEDDAEKAAQIKAIVSTYPRPLPVVMRYLFAFLNHVSQYSDENMMQPYNLAVCFGPSLLRGIDSDDAVARQPQVNDLVKTMILLHDIIFPGQSELPGPVYEKHMTLEQEYCEPITEEGDGETEHLPSEDEWEAVAMFDYAARSPAELTFKQGDLLILHSKASSDWWRGEVGGAKGLIPHKYISMLEGSERGKREEGGGGGGGGSTGNLSVEDPQTENTTRMRVNSDSASLPGRQRGSDGSPSRKAPTSPATRHLPVSQERRHTLDTVRPGGFRPTDKPLFVQAERTAVDKDMINRQMNSVFKELLLRQPPVQMSALATPAAPAPSSSSSSSLPQAAPAAKKVGFGLRGRTLFRPVD; translated from the exons atgatgacatcacatgtgaagctgaggagggagaaggggagtCTGGCCGAGTATGAATTGCAGATGAAAG ACCTCCGGGCTCAGCTGACAGACCAGATCAAGATTTTAGACTCTcaggtggaggtgaagcagcagcagctctcagaccTCTCCGAGTTTCTCCGGCGTCGAGGAGACATAGAGGCCGAATATGCACGCGCCCTCGACAAACTCACAGAGAGGTTCACCCACAAGACGAAGAA GAAGGAGCAGTGGGGTCAGTCTGTGTGTCAGGTCTGGTCGGTTTTGCTGACTCAGACTCGTCTGGAGAGTCGGGAACATGCAGCACTGGGTGACACCTGctgcaacacactcacacagagactgGCGCACAGTACGGAGGACACACACCGTCTGCACaagagg AGCAAAGAAGTGGGAATCCAGATGCAGGATGAGTTGCTAAAGGTCACAACTGAACTCCAGACG GCTACGAAGACGTATAACCTGTACCACACCGACTGTCTGATAGCTGAGGGGAAGCTGAAAGAAGCCGAGCGATTggaggagagacacacaggcaAGTCGGCTGAGCTTGGCCCCAGCCAATACGGGGGACAGAGGCGGAGCTCCGTCAAGAAGATGGAGAGATTAATGGAGAAG AGGCACGGCCGAGTGCAGGAGAACCAGCTGAAGTGTACCAAGGCTCGTAACGATTACCTTCTGAATCTCGCAGCAGCCAACGCAGCCATGAACAAGTACTACCTGCAGGACGTGAGCACTCTCATAGAT TGCTGCGACCTCGGTTTCCATCTGGCTGTGGAGAGGGTGATGAAGTGCTACCTGGCCAGCCGGTGGCGCATCCAAAAGACGGAGGAGACGGGGCTCAAGCAGCTGGAGGCCGCTGTGACGTCCCTGGAccaagggggagacagagatggGTTACTACAGCAACATGACTCCGCCTTCTGTCTCCCATTCAGATTCAACTACCACCCACACGAGGGAGACCAG GTGTGTGAGGTGAGTGCGGAGAGCCAGGTGAGGTACGAGCTGGAGACCAGATTCCAGCAACTTCAGTCTCGACTCGCTGCTGTTACCTTGGAAACAGAGGAG ATCAGTAAAACACTCAAAGCCACGCTCACAGCCCTGCTAGACGTCATGTGTGACAGCGACTGTAACCCCTCCCCCGATGTGCCCAGCAGCCTATCAAGCGAGCCGCCCGGGGGAAGCACAGCCCCGAAACTTGCTCTTGCCAAGCGTCGAGCCAatcagcaggagacagagaccTACTATTTTACA aAAGTGAAGGAGTTCCTCACCAGCAGTTCTCTGACCTCCAAACTTCAAGCCAAACATGACATTCTACAAGATGCCATACAGAAAG CGGAGGCTGTCGACAGTGACCCGTCCAG aatgcaatgTGCTCGGTCAGTGCGCGTTTGGAAGTCCAGACCTGTTTCCCAATTCTGCCACACACTCTTCACCACAGACATACTCTCCTACATACAG agCTCTGGGCAGCAGATTCCTGTGGTGGTTGAAAGTTGCATCCGTTTCATTAACCTTCACG gcCTCCACCATGAAGGAATATTTAGAGTTCCTGGGTCACAGAGGGAGGTTAACCTTCTTAGAGATTCATTCGAGAGAG GAGAGGATCCTCTGTCAGACAGTGAGTGTGACCTGGATTCCGTGGCTGGTGTGTTGAAGCTTTACTTCAGGGGCCTGGAGCCTCCCCTCTTCCCGTATGGCAGCTACCTTCAGCTGCTGGAGTGTGTCC AAATTGAGGACGATGCAGAGAAAGCTGCCCAGATCAAAGCAATTGTCTCCACCTACCCGCGGCCGCTCCCCGTCGTGATGCGCTACCTTTTCGCTTTCCTCAATCA TGTGTCTCAGTACAGTGACGAGAACATGATGCAGCCCTACAACCTGGCAGTGTGCTTCGGCCCGAGCCTGCTGAGAGGGATAGATTCTGATGACGCTGTTGCTAGGCAGCCACAGGTTAATGACCTCGTCAAAACCATGATCCTGCTACATGACATCATCTTCCCCGGCCAATCGGAGCTGCCGGGTCCCGTCTACGAGAAGCACATGACTCTGGAGCAGGAGTACTG TGAACCAAtcacagaggagggagacggagagaccGAGCATCTGCCCAGTGAGGATg agtgGGAGGCAGTGGCTATGTTCGACTATGCGGCGAGATCTCCAGCAGAGCTGACATTCAAGCAGGGAGACCTTCTCATCCTTCACAGCAAGGCCTCAAGTGATTGGTGGAGAGGCGAAGTGGGAGGGGCAAAGGGTCTCATCCCTCACAAGTACATCAGCATGCTGGAAGG GTCGGAGCGcgggaaaagagaagaaggaggaggaggcgggggaggAGGCAGCACTGGGAACCTGTCAGTAGAAGATCCACAGACAGAGAACACTACtcg GATGCGAGTGAACAGCGACAGTGCTTCGTTACCtggaagacagagagggagtgatGGGAGTCCCAGTCGAAAGGCTCCAACCTCTCCCGCCACACGACACCTGCCAGT GTCCCAGGAGAGAAGACACACTCTGGACACGGTGAGACCGGGCGGCTTCCGACCCACAGACAAACCCCTGTTTGTTCAGGCAGAAAGAACAGCAGTTGACAAG GACATGATCAACCGTCAGATGAACTCCGTGTTCAAGGAGCTTCTGTTACGCCAGCCTCCTGTTCAGATGTCAGCCCTCGCCACCCCTGCTGCCCCAgctccctcttcatcctcctcttcctctcttccccaAGCTGCACCCGCTGCGAAAAAAGTAGGATTCGGCCTCAGAGGACGGACGCTTTTCAGACCAGTGGACTGA
- the arhgap4b gene encoding SLIT-ROBO Rho GTPase-activating protein 3 isoform X3 yields the protein MMTSHVKLRREKGSLAEYELQMKDLRAQLTDQIKILDSQVEVKQQQLSDLSEFLRRRGDIEAEYARALDKLTERFTHKTKKKEQWGQSVCQVWSVLLTQTRLESREHAALGDTCCNTLTQRLAHSTEDTHRLHKRSKEVGIQMQDELLKVTTELQTATKTYNLYHTDCLIAEGKLKEAERLEERHTGKSAELGPSQYGGQRRSSVKKMERLMEKRHGRVQENQLKCTKARNDYLLNLAAANAAMNKYYLQDVSTLIDCCDLGFHLAVERVMKCYLASRWRIQKTEETGLKQLEAAVTSLDQGGDRDGLLQQHDSAFCLPFRFNYHPHEGDQVCEVSAESQVRYELETRFQQLQSRLAAVTLETEEISKTLKATLTALLDVMCDSDCNPSPDVPSSLSSEPPGGSTAPKLALAKRRANQQETETYYFTKVKEFLTSSSLTSKLQAKHDILQDAIQKAEAVDSDPSRRRRRMSRTQSSGQQIPVVVESCIRFINLHGLHHEGIFRVPGSQREVNLLRDSFERGEDPLSDSECDLDSVAGVLKLYFRGLEPPLFPYGSYLQLLECVQIEDDAEKAAQIKAIVSTYPRPLPVVMRYLFAFLNHVSQYSDENMMQPYNLAVCFGPSLLRGIDSDDAVARQPQVNDLVKTMILLHDIIFPGQSELPGPVYEKHMTLEQEYCEPITEEGDGETEHLPSEDEWEAVAMFDYAARSPAELTFKQGDLLILHSKASSDWWRGEVGGAKGLIPHKYISMLEGSERGKREEGGGGGGGGSTGNLSVEDPQTENTTRMRVNSDSASLPGRQRGSDGSPSRKAPTSPATRHLPVSQERRHTLDTVRPGGFRPTDKPLFVQAERTAVDKDMINRQMNSVFKELLLRQPPVQMSALATPAAPAPSSSSSSSLPQAAPAAKKVGFGLRGRTLFRPVD from the exons atgatgacatcacatgtgaagctgaggagggagaaggggagtCTGGCCGAGTATGAATTGCAGATGAAAG ACCTCCGGGCTCAGCTGACAGACCAGATCAAGATTTTAGACTCTcaggtggaggtgaagcagcagcagctctcagaccTCTCCGAGTTTCTCCGGCGTCGAGGAGACATAGAGGCCGAATATGCACGCGCCCTCGACAAACTCACAGAGAGGTTCACCCACAAGACGAAGAA GAAGGAGCAGTGGGGTCAGTCTGTGTGTCAGGTCTGGTCGGTTTTGCTGACTCAGACTCGTCTGGAGAGTCGGGAACATGCAGCACTGGGTGACACCTGctgcaacacactcacacagagactgGCGCACAGTACGGAGGACACACACCGTCTGCACaagagg AGCAAAGAAGTGGGAATCCAGATGCAGGATGAGTTGCTAAAGGTCACAACTGAACTCCAGACG GCTACGAAGACGTATAACCTGTACCACACCGACTGTCTGATAGCTGAGGGGAAGCTGAAAGAAGCCGAGCGATTggaggagagacacacaggcaAGTCGGCTGAGCTTGGCCCCAGCCAATACGGGGGACAGAGGCGGAGCTCCGTCAAGAAGATGGAGAGATTAATGGAGAAG AGGCACGGCCGAGTGCAGGAGAACCAGCTGAAGTGTACCAAGGCTCGTAACGATTACCTTCTGAATCTCGCAGCAGCCAACGCAGCCATGAACAAGTACTACCTGCAGGACGTGAGCACTCTCATAGAT TGCTGCGACCTCGGTTTCCATCTGGCTGTGGAGAGGGTGATGAAGTGCTACCTGGCCAGCCGGTGGCGCATCCAAAAGACGGAGGAGACGGGGCTCAAGCAGCTGGAGGCCGCTGTGACGTCCCTGGAccaagggggagacagagatggGTTACTACAGCAACATGACTCCGCCTTCTGTCTCCCATTCAGATTCAACTACCACCCACACGAGGGAGACCAG GTGTGTGAGGTGAGTGCGGAGAGCCAGGTGAGGTACGAGCTGGAGACCAGATTCCAGCAACTTCAGTCTCGACTCGCTGCTGTTACCTTGGAAACAGAGGAG ATCAGTAAAACACTCAAAGCCACGCTCACAGCCCTGCTAGACGTCATGTGTGACAGCGACTGTAACCCCTCCCCCGATGTGCCCAGCAGCCTATCAAGCGAGCCGCCCGGGGGAAGCACAGCCCCGAAACTTGCTCTTGCCAAGCGTCGAGCCAatcagcaggagacagagaccTACTATTTTACA aAAGTGAAGGAGTTCCTCACCAGCAGTTCTCTGACCTCCAAACTTCAAGCCAAACATGACATTCTACAAGATGCCATACAGAAAG CGGAGGCTGTCGACAGTGACCCGTCCAG ACGAAGGAGGAGAATGTCTCGGACACAG agCTCTGGGCAGCAGATTCCTGTGGTGGTTGAAAGTTGCATCCGTTTCATTAACCTTCACG gcCTCCACCATGAAGGAATATTTAGAGTTCCTGGGTCACAGAGGGAGGTTAACCTTCTTAGAGATTCATTCGAGAGAG GAGAGGATCCTCTGTCAGACAGTGAGTGTGACCTGGATTCCGTGGCTGGTGTGTTGAAGCTTTACTTCAGGGGCCTGGAGCCTCCCCTCTTCCCGTATGGCAGCTACCTTCAGCTGCTGGAGTGTGTCC AAATTGAGGACGATGCAGAGAAAGCTGCCCAGATCAAAGCAATTGTCTCCACCTACCCGCGGCCGCTCCCCGTCGTGATGCGCTACCTTTTCGCTTTCCTCAATCA TGTGTCTCAGTACAGTGACGAGAACATGATGCAGCCCTACAACCTGGCAGTGTGCTTCGGCCCGAGCCTGCTGAGAGGGATAGATTCTGATGACGCTGTTGCTAGGCAGCCACAGGTTAATGACCTCGTCAAAACCATGATCCTGCTACATGACATCATCTTCCCCGGCCAATCGGAGCTGCCGGGTCCCGTCTACGAGAAGCACATGACTCTGGAGCAGGAGTACTG TGAACCAAtcacagaggagggagacggagagaccGAGCATCTGCCCAGTGAGGATg agtgGGAGGCAGTGGCTATGTTCGACTATGCGGCGAGATCTCCAGCAGAGCTGACATTCAAGCAGGGAGACCTTCTCATCCTTCACAGCAAGGCCTCAAGTGATTGGTGGAGAGGCGAAGTGGGAGGGGCAAAGGGTCTCATCCCTCACAAGTACATCAGCATGCTGGAAGG GTCGGAGCGcgggaaaagagaagaaggaggaggaggcgggggaggAGGCAGCACTGGGAACCTGTCAGTAGAAGATCCACAGACAGAGAACACTACtcg GATGCGAGTGAACAGCGACAGTGCTTCGTTACCtggaagacagagagggagtgatGGGAGTCCCAGTCGAAAGGCTCCAACCTCTCCCGCCACACGACACCTGCCAGT GTCCCAGGAGAGAAGACACACTCTGGACACGGTGAGACCGGGCGGCTTCCGACCCACAGACAAACCCCTGTTTGTTCAGGCAGAAAGAACAGCAGTTGACAAG GACATGATCAACCGTCAGATGAACTCCGTGTTCAAGGAGCTTCTGTTACGCCAGCCTCCTGTTCAGATGTCAGCCCTCGCCACCCCTGCTGCCCCAgctccctcttcatcctcctcttcctctcttccccaAGCTGCACCCGCTGCGAAAAAAGTAGGATTCGGCCTCAGAGGACGGACGCTTTTCAGACCAGTGGACTGA
- the cav4b gene encoding caveolin-2 isoform X1 — MHWCYSLQLKVKARSGEPVYLTAYVHAYLHACASSCTLRMMMVSDDCLVECKIDDDSDEDDGGEEQMSTPPPPPEFASKSPTPAPEPPTPPAAPVTPTPTRPVSRDPYGINKHLQVEVSDVLAEPASPRSIDQVWFYSVTGFEKARTWTYCCLTLLLAVPFAFLCGVFLAILACLHVWFVVPCIQLSNTFLPCLRSLCICSVNVFISPLCESLALCCSQIAISLSNKDSHQMGDREAAPV, encoded by the exons ATGCATTGGTGTTACAGTCTGCAACTGAAAGTAAAAGCAAGATCAGGGGAGCCAGTTTATTTGACTGCCTATGTCCATGCCTATCTTCATGCATGTGCTTCCTCCTGCACactgaggatgatgatggtgagCGACGACTGTCTGGTGGAGTGTAAGATCGATGAtgacagtgatgaagatgatggaggagaagaacagatgagcacccctcctcctccgccagaGTTTGCATCCAAATCCCCGACTCCGGCGCCAGAGCCTCCAACCCCTCCGGCGGCCCCTGtgacacccacacccacccgTCCTGTCAGCAGGGACCCTTATGGCATCAACAAGCACCTACAG gtgGAGGTCAGTGATGTGCTGGCAGAGCCCGCTTCTCCCCGTAGTATAGACCAGGTGTGGTTTTACAGCGTCACCGGCTTTGAGAAGGCTCGCACATGGACCTACTGCTGCCTCACCTTGCTGCTCGCCGTGCCCTTCGCTTTCCTCTGTGGCGTCTTCCTGGCCATTCTTGCTTGTCTACACGTCTG GTTTGTGGTTCCTTGCATACAGCTGAGCAACACCTTCCTGCCGTGCCTGCGGTCCTTGTGCATATGTTCTGTGAATGTTTTCATCTCCCCCTTGTGTGAGTCTCTCGCCCTCTGCTGCAGTCAAATTGCCATTTCACTCTCAAACAAAGACTCGCATCAAATGGGGGACAGAGAGGCTGCACCAGTGTAA
- the cav4b gene encoding caveolin-2 isoform X2, producing the protein MMMVSDDCLVECKIDDDSDEDDGGEEQMSTPPPPPEFASKSPTPAPEPPTPPAAPVTPTPTRPVSRDPYGINKHLQVEVSDVLAEPASPRSIDQVWFYSVTGFEKARTWTYCCLTLLLAVPFAFLCGVFLAILACLHVWFVVPCIQLSNTFLPCLRSLCICSVNVFISPLCESLALCCSQIAISLSNKDSHQMGDREAAPV; encoded by the exons atgatgatggtgagCGACGACTGTCTGGTGGAGTGTAAGATCGATGAtgacagtgatgaagatgatggaggagaagaacagatgagcacccctcctcctccgccagaGTTTGCATCCAAATCCCCGACTCCGGCGCCAGAGCCTCCAACCCCTCCGGCGGCCCCTGtgacacccacacccacccgTCCTGTCAGCAGGGACCCTTATGGCATCAACAAGCACCTACAG gtgGAGGTCAGTGATGTGCTGGCAGAGCCCGCTTCTCCCCGTAGTATAGACCAGGTGTGGTTTTACAGCGTCACCGGCTTTGAGAAGGCTCGCACATGGACCTACTGCTGCCTCACCTTGCTGCTCGCCGTGCCCTTCGCTTTCCTCTGTGGCGTCTTCCTGGCCATTCTTGCTTGTCTACACGTCTG GTTTGTGGTTCCTTGCATACAGCTGAGCAACACCTTCCTGCCGTGCCTGCGGTCCTTGTGCATATGTTCTGTGAATGTTTTCATCTCCCCCTTGTGTGAGTCTCTCGCCCTCTGCTGCAGTCAAATTGCCATTTCACTCTCAAACAAAGACTCGCATCAAATGGGGGACAGAGAGGCTGCACCAGTGTAA